One genomic region from Prionailurus bengalensis isolate Pbe53 chromosome C1, Fcat_Pben_1.1_paternal_pri, whole genome shotgun sequence encodes:
- the LIMS2 gene encoding LIM and senescent cell antigen-like-containing domain protein 2 isoform X3, which produces MTGRHLCRPCHNREKAKGLGKYVCQRCHLVIDEQPLMFKNDAYHPDHFSCTHCGKELTAEARELKGELYCLPCHDKMGVPICGACRRPIEGRVVNALGKQWHVEHFVCAKCEKPFLGHRHYEKKGLAYCETHYNQLFGDVCYNCSHVIEGDVVSALNKAWCVNCFSCSTCNSKLTLKNKFVEFDMKPVCKRCYEKFPLELKKRLKKLSELAARKAHPKSVGLNSA; this is translated from the exons GCACCTGTGCCGGCCTTGCCACAACCGTGAGAAGGCCAAGGGCCTGGGCAAGTATGTCTGTCAGCGGTGCCACCTGGTCATTGATGAGCAGCCCCTTATGTTCAAGAATGACGCCTACCACCCCGACCACTTCAGCTGCACCCACTGCGG GAAGGAGCTGACCGCCGAGGCCCGGGAGCTGAAGGGGGAGCTCTATTGCCTGCCCTGCCACGACAAGATGGGCGTCCCCATCTGTGGGGCCTGCCGCCGGCCCATCGAGGGCCGTGTGGTCAACGCACTGGGCAAGCAGTGGCATGTGGAG CACTTTGTCTGTGCCAAGTGCGAGAAGCCATTCCTGGGGCACCGGCACTATGAGAAGAAGGGCCTGGCCTACTGTGAGACCCACTACAACCAG CTCTTTGGGGACGTCTGCTATAACTGCAGCCATGTGATCGAGGGAGATG TGGTGTCGGCCCTCAACAAGGCCTGGTGTGTGAACTGCTTCTCCTGTTCCACCTGCAACAGCAAGCTGACCCTGAA GAACAAGTTTGTGGAGTTCGACATGAAGCCCGTGTGTAAGAGATGCTATGAGAAGTTCCCACTGGAGCTGAAGAAGCGGCTGAAGAAGCTGTCGGAGCTGGCCGCCCGCAAGGCCCACCCCAAGTCTGTGGGCCTCAACTCTGCCTGA